One genomic region from Lycorma delicatula isolate Av1 chromosome 1, ASM4794821v1, whole genome shotgun sequence encodes:
- the LOC142317730 gene encoding uncharacterized protein LOC142317730, producing the protein MVYSNKDNIIHAESKSVNFSPEINENEDYNNNYQFDRKKEIAENENSLDVNMLIQWIKTNQEVHGITKDVIQLYSPLLAVYFVYVYVTVAFTIFSAILNTHSHTMVEVMVLAYFTLLTLINFYMLCAYGNFIMVESGKVSWAVYAAPWYNSTPDHKSFIKIILQRAARPTVVNCFSSTSFDLTNSTFIVIMKSVVSFYLGLVQMRKQQTT; encoded by the exons atggtttatagtAATAAAGATAACATAATTCATGCGGAAAGtaaatctgtaaattttagtCCAGAAATAAACGAAAATGaagattataataacaattatcagtttgatagaaaaaaagaaatcgcTGAAAATGAAAATTCGTTAGATGTTAATATGTTAATACAATGGATTAAAACAAATCAAGAAGTGCACgg AATAACCAAAGATGTAATTCAATTGTATTCACCACTTCTGGCTGTGTATTTTGTCTACGTATATGTAACAGTagcatttacaatattttctgcAATTCTG aATACTCATTCTCACACAATGGTTGAAGTTATGGTTTTAGCATATTTTACACttctaacattaattaatttttatatgttgtgtGCATATGGCAACTTCATTATGGTTGAG AGCGGGAAAGTTTCTTGGGCTGTTTATGCTGCTCCATGGTACAATTCAACTCCAGaccataaatcatttattaaaattattctacaaagaGCTGCACGTCCTACTGTTGTAAATTGTTTCAGTTCTACTTCATTCGATCTAACAAATTCTACTTTTATTGTA ATAATGAAAtcagttgtttcattttatcTTGGACTAGTACAGATGAGAAAACAACAAACAACTTAA